TAATATTACAAAAAAATATCGCAACGAGAGGTAAGTTGCGGGATAAAACTCGAACAATTCCTTATGCAAAAATTACATTAGGTGCTTTTTTGATAAATCAATTTATTGGTAATTAGTTGTTTGTGTTATTTTGTTGATTTTATTTTGTAATTGAACAAAAAGATTGTACACTTGTATTGCTTCATTATGAAGCAATGTAAATAACTGATTATAACGTGTTAAGCCAAATGTTTTATTAGCCGTGAGGCGAATGTTTGACTACAAACTCATGTATTAAACTAACAGATTTTATGAATGTAAGAAACCTACTATTCGCTTCATCTTTCAGTCTATTTTTAACTTTTTCAGCACACGGCCAGGTTTATCAAAAGATTGAGAATCAGTATGGCCCTGTTCTGGGGTACTCAACAGCTTCGGGCGTGAAGATCCTAAGTATTGCTGGAAATAAATTTAAGGATCTCAATCGAAATGGAAAATTAGACCGTTATGAAGACTGGCGTTTGACAGCAGAGGAGCGAGCTAGAGATCTCGCCTCAAAATTGTCTGTTGATCAGATTGCTGGGCTTATGTTGTATAGCAGGCATCAAGCTTTACCGGCACCGGCCTTTGGATTTATGGGAGGCACTTATCAAGGAAAAAACTATCAGGAAGGTCTAGTTTCACCTTGGGCTCTGACCGATCAGCAGCGTGAGTTTCTGGAGAAAGATGGGCTGAGGCATGTCCTGTTGACAGCAGTAAAAGATCCAGAGACCGCTGCCCGCTGGAATAATGAGTTACAAGGTTTTGTGGAAGGCTTGGGATGGGGGATTCCGGCGAATAATAGTTCCGACCCACGTCATAATGCTGTTGTCAGTGCAGAGTTCAACGCTGGGGCAGGGGGGCAAATTTCGATGTGGCCGGATGGGCTTGCGATGGCGGCGACATTCGATCCAGCTATCGTCAAACGTTTTGGGCAAGTAGCGGCTACGGAATATCGATCCTTGGGCATCACGACGGCATTATCACCACAGATAGATTTGGGTACCGAACCGCGTTGGTATCGTATCGGTATGACTTTTGGAGAGAGTCCCGAGTTGACAACAGCGATGGCTAGAGCTTATATCGATGGTTTTCAGACATCGAGTGGAAAAGACGAAATTGCCTTAGGCTGGGGCTATAAGAGTGTCAACGCTATGGTGAAACATTGGCCCAGTGGTGGGCCAGGGGAAGGTGGTCGGGACGGCCATTGGGCTATAGGAAAATTTGCGGTATATCCAGGTGATAACCTGAAGCAACATATTATGCCATTTGTCAATGGAGCTTTCCAATTGGCTGGAAAGACGAGCAAGGCAGCCGCAGTTATGCCGTACTATACGATTTCTTTTGGTCAGGACAAGAAAAATGGTGAAAATGTGGGAAATGGTTATAGCAAATATTTGCTTACAGACTTGCTGCGTGGCACTTACGGTTACGATGGTGTGATCTGTTCGGACTGGTTGATTACGGGGGATGAAGCACCTAAGCCTGATGGATTTGCAGGCAAACCCTGGGGGGTAGAACAGTTGTCGGTGGCAGAGCGTCATTATAAGGCATTAATGGCAGGCGTAGATCAATTTGGTGGCAATAACGATAAGGCTCCTGTATTGGCCGCTTATGAATTGGGCGTGAAAGAGCACGGACAGAAATTTATGCGGCAACGGTTCGAGGCTTCTGCCAGAAGGCTTCTGTTGAATATTTTCCGAGTAGGACTCTTTGAAAATCCGTATTTGGATGTCAAGGAGAGCCAAGCTACCGTTGGAAATCCGCTCTATATGAAGGAGGGATACGAGGCACAAGTAAAGTCAGTTGTTTTACTAAAGAATAGTGATCAGCAATTGCCTATTCGTGGACGGAAGAAAGTTTATGTTCCGAAGATGTATAGGGCAGCAATGAAAGATTGGTGGGGAAACTATACACCGGCACGATTGGAATACCCTGTCAATATTGATCTCTTGCGGAAATATGCAGATTTAACCGA
The Sphingobacterium multivorum genome window above contains:
- a CDS encoding glycoside hydrolase family 3 protein; its protein translation is MNVRNLLFASSFSLFLTFSAHGQVYQKIENQYGPVLGYSTASGVKILSIAGNKFKDLNRNGKLDRYEDWRLTAEERARDLASKLSVDQIAGLMLYSRHQALPAPAFGFMGGTYQGKNYQEGLVSPWALTDQQREFLEKDGLRHVLLTAVKDPETAARWNNELQGFVEGLGWGIPANNSSDPRHNAVVSAEFNAGAGGQISMWPDGLAMAATFDPAIVKRFGQVAATEYRSLGITTALSPQIDLGTEPRWYRIGMTFGESPELTTAMARAYIDGFQTSSGKDEIALGWGYKSVNAMVKHWPSGGPGEGGRDGHWAIGKFAVYPGDNLKQHIMPFVNGAFQLAGKTSKAAAVMPYYTISFGQDKKNGENVGNGYSKYLLTDLLRGTYGYDGVICSDWLITGDEAPKPDGFAGKPWGVEQLSVAERHYKALMAGVDQFGGNNDKAPVLAAYELGVKEHGQKFMRQRFEASARRLLLNIFRVGLFENPYLDVKESQATVGNPLYMKEGYEAQVKSVVLLKNSDQQLPIRGRKKVYVPKMYRAAMKDWWGNYTPARLEYPVNIDLLRKYADLTDNPSEADLAVVFIQSPISAEGGYSERDRKNGGNGYVPISLQYGTYTASDARAESIAAGDPVIDPSIKNRSYKNKMVTAANVMDLQTILDTKDMMKGKPILVSVTANKPMVFAEFEKEVSGIILNFGVSTQAVLDVMFGKYEPSGLLPVQMPANMATVEKQAEDVPFDMEVYVDQAGHAYDFGYGLNWSGVIKDKRVGEFVRK